Proteins co-encoded in one Brassica oleracea var. oleracea cultivar TO1000 chromosome C4, BOL, whole genome shotgun sequence genomic window:
- the LOC106337385 gene encoding ethanolamine-phosphate cytidylyltransferase produces the protein MVWEKEKIVGTCLLGGAAFAVGASFLHLFLKGDLPLGLGLGKCVLSPFRKRKPVRVYMDGCFDMMHYGHCNALRQARALGDQLVVGVVSDEEIIANKGPPVTPLHERMIMVKAVKWVDEVISDAPYAITEEFMKKLFDEYQIDYIIHGDDPCVLPDGTDAYAHAKKAGRYKQIKRTEGVSSTDIVGRMLLCVRERSVSDSHNRSSLQRQFSHGHDSPRFKDGVSSAGTRVSHFLPTSRRIVQFSNGKGPGPDARIVYIDGAFDLFHAGHVEILRRARELGDFLLVGIHNDQTVSAKRGAHRPIMNLHERSLSVLACRYVDEVIIGAPWEVSKDTITTFDISLVVHGTVAESDDFQREEENPYAVPISMGIFQVLESPLDITTSTIIRRIVANHEAYQKRNLKKEASEKKYYEQKAFVSGD, from the exons ATGGTTTGGGAGAAAGAGAAAATCGTCGGAACTTGTTTACTCGGAGGAGCCGCCTTCGCCGTCGGAGCTTCCTTCCTCCACCTCTTCCTCAAAGGCGACCTTCCTCTAGGCTTAGGGCTAGGCAAATGTGTGCTTTCCCCCTTCAGAAAACGCAAGCCCGTTCGCGTCTACATGGACGGCTGCTTCGACATGATGCACTACGGCCACTGCAACGCGCTAAGGCAAGCGCGTGCTCTCGGTGACCAATTAGTCGTAGGCGTTGTTAGCGACGAAGAGATTATAGCTAATAAAGGACCTCCCGTTACTCCTCTTCATGAGAG GATGATAATGGTGAAGGCGGTGAAGTGGGTGGACGAAGTTATATCAGATGCTCCTTACGCCATCACGGAGGAGTTCATGAAGAAACTGTTTGATGAGTATCAGATTGATTACATTATCCATGGGGATGATCCTTGCGTTCTTCCCGATGGGACTGATGCTTATGCGCATGCCAAGAAGGCTGGGAGGTACAAGCAGATTAAGCGTACTGAAGGAGTTTCCAGCACTGACATCGTTG GTCGCATGCTTCTTTGTGTGAGAGAAAGATCTGTTAGTGATAGTCATAATCGTTCCTCTTTGCAAAGGCAGTTCAGCCATGGGCATGACAGTCCAAGGTTTAAGGACGGAGTTTCTTCTGCTGGTACTCGCGTCTCGCATTTTCTTCCTACTTCCCGCAGGATTGTTCAGTTCTCTAATGGCAAG GGGCCAGGACCTGATGCACGCATAGTTTACATAGATGGTGCGTTTGATCTTTTCCATGCTGGCCATGTTGAG ATTCTCAGGCGTGCTAGAGAGCTTGGAGACTTTCTTCTTGTTGGAATACATAATGACCAGACCGTCAG TGCTAAAAGAGGAGCGCACCGCCCAATCATGAATCTCCATGAAAGAAGCTTAAGCGTTCTGGCATGCCGCTATGTTGATGAGGTGATAATTGGCGCTCCGTGGGAAGTGTCGAAAGATACG ATCACAACATTTGACATTTCATTGGTGGTTCATGGGACAGTAGCCGAGAGCGATGACTTTCAAAGG GAGGAAGAGAATCCATACGCTGTACCAATTAGCATGGGCATATTCCAAGTTCTAGAAAGCCCTCTTGATATCACAACGTCCACCATAATCAGGAGGATTGTAGCCAACCATGAAGCTTATCAG AAGCGTAATTTGAAAAAGGAAGCTAGTGAGAAGAAGTACTACGAGCAGAAGGCGTTTGTGTCCGGGGACTGA
- the LOC106342892 gene encoding probable galacturonosyltransferase 7 isoform X2, producing the protein MKGGGGGGGGKRRWRVLVVGVLVLIILSTLVPLAFLLGLHNGFHSPGFVTVQPSSPFDSFNRINATKHHPQRDLSVRVDEVLHRFNPVLPKKSDINLDSRDMNRTSTTDSKKRGLPVSPAVVAIPSPAKKTKTKASYKGVQGKTVNASHNGVQGAIVNADETQRTCQLKYGSYCLWREENKEPLRDAKVKHMKDLLFVARAYYPIIAKMPSQSKLTRDMKQNIQEFERILSEGSADADLPPQVDKKFQKMEAVISKAKSFPVDCNNVDKKLRQILDLTDDEASFHMKQSVFLYQLAVQTMPKSLHCLSMRLTVEYFKSAPVEIEDSEKFSDPSLLHFVIISDNILASSVVINSTALHARESKNFVFHVLTDEQNYFAMKQWFIRNPCKQAAIQVLNIEKLELDNSDTKKLSLPAEFRVSFTSGDNNLASQGNRTYYLSIFSQTHYLLPEIFHKLKKVVVLDHDVVVQRDLSPLWELDMEGKVNGALKSCSVRLGQLKSLKREGFDTNACLWMSGLNVIDLARWRELGVSESYLKFYKQMSGGGESREAIALQATLLTFQDKVYALDDKWAVSGLGYDYYINTQTIKNAATLHYNGNMKPWLELGIPQYKSYWRKNLNREDRFLSDCNVNP; encoded by the exons ATGAAAGGCGGAGGCGGAGGAGGAGGAGGAAAACGACGGTGGAGAGTACTGGTGGTTGGAGTATTGGTTCTTATCATCTTATCAACGCTTGTTCCTCTTGCGTTCTTGCTCGGCCTTCACAACGGCTTTCACTCTCCTG GATTCGTCACTGTTCAACCGTCTTCTCCT TTTGATAGCTTTAATAGAATCAATGCTACTAAACATCATCCTCAG AGAGATCTCTCCGTCCGAGTCGATGAGGTTCTCCATAGATTCAATCCAGTGCTTCCCAAG AAAAGCGACATAAACTTGGATTCCAGAGATATGAATAGGACAAGCACCACTGATTCTAAAAAGAGAG GATTACCAGTGTCCCCAGCTGTTGTTGCCATCCCTAGCCCTGCTAAA AAAACAAAAACGAAAGCCTCGTACAAAGGTGTTCAGGGGAAAACAGTAAATGCCTCGCACAATGGCGTTCAGGGGGCGATAGTAAATGCTGATGAAACTCAGAGAACTTGTCAACTGAAATACGGAAGCTACTGCCTCTGGAGGGAGGAGAATAAGGAACCCTTGAGAGATGCTAAGGTGAAGCACATGAAGGACCTCCTGTTTGTCGCTAGAGCATACTATCCAATTATTGCTAAAATGCCTTCTCAAAGCAAGTTGACTCGGGATATGAAACAGAATATCCAAGAGTTTGAGCGTATTCTTAGTGAAGGTTCAGCAGATGCTGACCTCCCACCACA GGTTGATAAAAAGTTTCAGAAGATGGAAGCTGTAATTTCAAAGGCAAAGTCTTTTCCAGTGGACTGTAACAATGTTGACAAGAAACTGAGACAGATCCTGGATTTGACTGATGATGAAGCTAGTTTCCACATGAAACAGAGTGTGTTCCTCTACCAGCTTGCAGTACAGACAATGCCTAAGAGTCTTCACTGCCTGTCAATGAGACTAACGGTGGAATATTTCAAGTCAGCTCCAGTTGAAATTGAGGATAGTGAGAAATTCTCAGATCCTTCATTGCTTCACTTTGTTATCATCTCCGACAATATTCTTGCCTCTTCCGTTGTGATCAACTCAACGGCTTTACACGCAAGG GAAAGTAAAAACTTTGTATTCCATGTACTGACAGACGAGCAGAACTACTTTGCGATGAAACAATGGTTTATCAGGAATCCCTGCAAACAAGCAGCTATTCAAGTATTGAACATTGAAAAACTCGAGCTGGACAATTCTGATACGAAGAAGCTGTCTTTGCCTGCGGAGTTTCGTGTCTCCTTCACCAGTGGTGACAACAATTTGGCGTCACAAGGGAATAGAACATACTACTTATCCATTTTCTCTCAAACTCACTATCTTCTCCCAGAGATATTTCACAAGCTGAAAAAGGTTGTGGTTCTGGATCATGACGTTGTAGTCCAGCGAGACTTATCTCCTCTTTGGGAGCTTGACATGGAAGGAAAAGTGAATGGCGCATTGAAGTCGTGCTCTGTGAGATTGGGTCAGCTAAAGAGTCTCAAGAGAGAAGGTTTTGATACTAATGCTTGTCTGTGGATGTCTGGATTGAATGTCATTGATCTTGCTAGATGGAGGGAACTGGGAGTTTCAGAGAGCTACCTGAAATTTTATAAACAG ATGAGTGGTGGAGGTGAGTCTAGAGAAGCAATTGCGTTGCAAGCAACTTTGCTTACGTTCCAAGACAAAGTTTATGCTCTTGACGACAAATGGGCTGTATCAGGGCTTGGTTATGACTACTACATCAACACCCAAACGATAAAAAACGCAGCGACCTTACACTACAATGGGAACATGAAGCCGTGGCTAGAGCTGGGAATCCCACAGTACAAAAGCTATTGGAGAAAGAATCTGAATCGGGAAGATAGATTCTTGAGTGACTGTAACGTGAATCCTTGA
- the LOC106339779 gene encoding peptidyl-prolyl cis-trans isomerase CYP22-like, which produces MSSGGIVAEPTAAPSSGVGNVEWHVRPPNPKNPVVFFDVSIGGIPAGRIKMELFADIAPKTAENFRQFCTGELRKAGKPLGYKECQFHRVIKDFMIQSGDFLKNDGSGCMSIYGHKFDDESFTAKHTGPGLLSMANSGPDTNGCQFFISCSKCDWLDNKHVVFGRVLGDGLLVVRKIENVAVGPNNRPKLAVVITECGEM; this is translated from the exons ATGAGTTCTGGAGGAATCGTGGCTGAACCAACAGCAGCTCCTTCAAGCGGAGTTGGAAACGTGGAGTGGCACGTCAGACCACCCAACCCTAAAAACCCAGTCGTCTTCTTCGACGTCTCTATTGGTGGTATCCCTGCTGGTCGTATCAAGATGGAGCTTTTCGCCGACATTGCCCCCAAAACAGCTGAAAACTTCAG GCAGTTCTGTACTGGTGAGCTCAG AAAGGCTGGGAAGCCTCTCGGTTACAAAGAATGTCAGTTTCACAGAGTCATCAAGGACTTTATGATTCAAAGTGGTGACTTTCTTAAG AATGATGGGAGTGGATGCATGTCAATCTATGGCCACAAGTTCGATGATGAAAGCTTTACTGCCAAACACACTGGACCAGGATTGCTCTCCATG GCAAATAGTGGGCCAGACACAAATGGGTGCCAG TTCTTCATCAGCTGTTCAAAATGCGACTGGCTTGACAACAAGCATGTTGTCTTTGGG AGAGTGCTTGGAGATGGTTTATTGGTGGTGCGGAAGATTGAGAACGTTGCTGTTGGACCAAACAACCGTCCTAAGCTTGCTGTTGTTATTACAGAGTGTGGTGAGATGTGA
- the LOC106339748 gene encoding protein LURP-one-related 8-like, with protein MTKVHPKFQNTCEESLCDSKEAVVLTVWKKSLLFNCDGFTVYNSNGELVFRVDNYMNCPKDNIVLMDASGLPLLSIRRKKLSLGDWWMVYDGETQRDPIFTAKKNVSIMTNKKSLVSVSSKKTVLYEIEGSYSQRSCKILDERRNKKKTAEIKRKEAMVGGVSFGKDVFKLIVEPEMEPCVAMALTIILDQMYRY; from the exons ATGACAAAAGTTCATCCAAAATTCCAAAACACTTGCGAGGAGAGCTTGTGCGATAGTAAGGAAGCTGTCGTTTTAACGGTGTGGAAGAAGTCCCTTCTCTTCAACTGTGATGGCTTCACAGTTTACAACTCCAATGGAGAACTTGTCTTTAGGGTCGACAACTACATGAACTGTCCTAAAGATAACATCGTCCTTATGGACGCTTCCGGCCTACCCCTCCTCTCCATCCGCCGCAAG AAGTTGAGCCTTGGAGATTGGTGGATGGTATACGATGGAGAAACACAAAGAGATCCAATATTTACGGCAAAGAAAAACGTTAGTATAATGACAAACAAGAAGAGCTTGGTGTCAGTTAGCTCGAAGAAGACAGTACTATACGAGATAGAAGGATCATACAGCCAAAGAAGCTGCAAAATATTGGACGAGAGGAGGAACAAGAAGAAAACGGCGGAAATCAAGAGGAAAGAGGCAATGGTTGGAGGAGTTTCATTTGGCAAAGATGTGTTCAAACTTATAGTTGAACCGGAGATGGAGCCTTGTGTGGCCATGGCATTGACCATCATCCTCGACCAAATGTATAGATATTGA
- the LOC106342892 gene encoding probable galacturonosyltransferase 7 isoform X1: MKGGGGGGGGKRRWRVLVVGVLVLIILSTLVPLAFLLGLHNGFHSPGFVTVQPSSPFDSFNRINATKHHPQRDLSVRVDEVLHRFNPVLPKKSDINLDSRDMNRTSTTDSKKRGLPVSPAVVAIPSPAKKTKTKASYKGVQGKTVNASHNGVQGAIVNADETQRTCQLKYGSYCLWREENKEPLRDAKVKHMKDLLFVARAYYPIIAKMPSQSKLTRDMKQNIQEFERILSEGSADADLPPQVDKKFQKMEAVISKAKSFPVDCNNVDKKLRQILDLTDDEASFHMKQSVFLYQLAVQTMPKSLHCLSMRLTVEYFKSAPVEIEDSEKFSDPSLLHFVIISDNILASSVVINSTALHARESKNFVFHVLTDEQNYFAMKQWFIRNPCKQAAIQVLNIEKLELDNSDTKKLSLPAEFRVSFTSGDNNLASQGNRTYYLSIFSQTHYLLPEIFHKLKKVVVLDHDVVVQRDLSPLWELDMEGKVNGALKSCSVRLGQLKSLKREGFDTNACLWMSGLNVIDLARWRELGVSESYLKFYKQQMSGGGESREAIALQATLLTFQDKVYALDDKWAVSGLGYDYYINTQTIKNAATLHYNGNMKPWLELGIPQYKSYWRKNLNREDRFLSDCNVNP; the protein is encoded by the exons ATGAAAGGCGGAGGCGGAGGAGGAGGAGGAAAACGACGGTGGAGAGTACTGGTGGTTGGAGTATTGGTTCTTATCATCTTATCAACGCTTGTTCCTCTTGCGTTCTTGCTCGGCCTTCACAACGGCTTTCACTCTCCTG GATTCGTCACTGTTCAACCGTCTTCTCCT TTTGATAGCTTTAATAGAATCAATGCTACTAAACATCATCCTCAG AGAGATCTCTCCGTCCGAGTCGATGAGGTTCTCCATAGATTCAATCCAGTGCTTCCCAAG AAAAGCGACATAAACTTGGATTCCAGAGATATGAATAGGACAAGCACCACTGATTCTAAAAAGAGAG GATTACCAGTGTCCCCAGCTGTTGTTGCCATCCCTAGCCCTGCTAAA AAAACAAAAACGAAAGCCTCGTACAAAGGTGTTCAGGGGAAAACAGTAAATGCCTCGCACAATGGCGTTCAGGGGGCGATAGTAAATGCTGATGAAACTCAGAGAACTTGTCAACTGAAATACGGAAGCTACTGCCTCTGGAGGGAGGAGAATAAGGAACCCTTGAGAGATGCTAAGGTGAAGCACATGAAGGACCTCCTGTTTGTCGCTAGAGCATACTATCCAATTATTGCTAAAATGCCTTCTCAAAGCAAGTTGACTCGGGATATGAAACAGAATATCCAAGAGTTTGAGCGTATTCTTAGTGAAGGTTCAGCAGATGCTGACCTCCCACCACA GGTTGATAAAAAGTTTCAGAAGATGGAAGCTGTAATTTCAAAGGCAAAGTCTTTTCCAGTGGACTGTAACAATGTTGACAAGAAACTGAGACAGATCCTGGATTTGACTGATGATGAAGCTAGTTTCCACATGAAACAGAGTGTGTTCCTCTACCAGCTTGCAGTACAGACAATGCCTAAGAGTCTTCACTGCCTGTCAATGAGACTAACGGTGGAATATTTCAAGTCAGCTCCAGTTGAAATTGAGGATAGTGAGAAATTCTCAGATCCTTCATTGCTTCACTTTGTTATCATCTCCGACAATATTCTTGCCTCTTCCGTTGTGATCAACTCAACGGCTTTACACGCAAGG GAAAGTAAAAACTTTGTATTCCATGTACTGACAGACGAGCAGAACTACTTTGCGATGAAACAATGGTTTATCAGGAATCCCTGCAAACAAGCAGCTATTCAAGTATTGAACATTGAAAAACTCGAGCTGGACAATTCTGATACGAAGAAGCTGTCTTTGCCTGCGGAGTTTCGTGTCTCCTTCACCAGTGGTGACAACAATTTGGCGTCACAAGGGAATAGAACATACTACTTATCCATTTTCTCTCAAACTCACTATCTTCTCCCAGAGATATTTCACAAGCTGAAAAAGGTTGTGGTTCTGGATCATGACGTTGTAGTCCAGCGAGACTTATCTCCTCTTTGGGAGCTTGACATGGAAGGAAAAGTGAATGGCGCATTGAAGTCGTGCTCTGTGAGATTGGGTCAGCTAAAGAGTCTCAAGAGAGAAGGTTTTGATACTAATGCTTGTCTGTGGATGTCTGGATTGAATGTCATTGATCTTGCTAGATGGAGGGAACTGGGAGTTTCAGAGAGCTACCTGAAATTTTATAAACAG CAGATGAGTGGTGGAGGTGAGTCTAGAGAAGCAATTGCGTTGCAAGCAACTTTGCTTACGTTCCAAGACAAAGTTTATGCTCTTGACGACAAATGGGCTGTATCAGGGCTTGGTTATGACTACTACATCAACACCCAAACGATAAAAAACGCAGCGACCTTACACTACAATGGGAACATGAAGCCGTGGCTAGAGCTGGGAATCCCACAGTACAAAAGCTATTGGAGAAAGAATCTGAATCGGGAAGATAGATTCTTGAGTGACTGTAACGTGAATCCTTGA
- the LOC106337936 gene encoding uncharacterized protein LOC106337936 gives MMMMMMMQERKNLSINDIDLSLLRLSSPPYDDSFFSPGSDESDHPKRRRLSSQDPIFISSPLRSTHPEPHSSTIDDQILTAAHASPVLTKQETSPSASKNPDTETMKMVNNHVEEVNQEETNYDAYEEEEDCGEGMRIERSGDGFVIRLKCRCNLAYRVLFSDHHLYFKSL, from the exons ATGATGATGATGATGATGATGCAAGAACGTAAGAATCTGAGCATCAACGACATTGATCTCTCACTCCTCCGCCTCTCATCCCCACCTTATGATGACTCCTTCTTCTCCCCTGGTTCCGACGAGTCCGATCATCCCAAACGAAGGAGACTCTCCTCTCAAGACCCAATCTTTATCTCCTCTCCTCTTCGCTCCACCCACCCTGAACCCCATTCCTCCACCATCGACGACCAGATTCTCACCGCAGCCCACGCAAGCCCTGTTTTGACGAAGCAAGAAACGTCGCCGTCTGCTTCCAAGAATCCTGATACAGAG ACGATGAAGATGGTTAACAATCACGTGGAGGAGGTCAATCAAGAAGAGACTAACTATGATGCTTACGAGGAAGAAGAAGATTGTGGAGAAGGGATGAGGATAGAAAGATCTGGAGATGGGTTTGTAATTAGGTTGAAGTGTAGATGCAATCTAGCTTATAGGGTTCTTTTCTCCGATCACCACCTCTACTTCAAGTCTCTCTAA